Proteins co-encoded in one Synechococcus elongatus PCC 6301 genomic window:
- the hflX gene encoding GTPase HflX — protein sequence MRLSLDCLATPEFAERLAAISADIEQPITVYLDRRGHVTRVGVGNVRQTRIPPVELPRYGAGRLCGLRCLTTSLSPEPPDEGALTTMALQRLDALIWLCVTRQGKTRRGGGATGYVAQTYLAHLLAHPDQRWTVSPELDLEDLTQQPCVEFVEALEGELQRGLTSQAVAEGRDRVLLVGVKTQGISDCRFQEGLLELQRLVETAGGEVASILQQKRLRPHPQTVVGEGKVAEVALAAQTLGVNLVAFDRDLSPAQARNLEREIGLRVVDRTEVILDIFAQRAQSGAGKLQVELAQLEYKLPRLTGQGQALSRLGGGIGTRGPGETKLETERRAIQRRITRLQRQVIELQAHRSRLRQHRQTLPSIAIVGYTNAGKSTLLNILTQAEVYAADQLFATLDPTTRRLVLNANPGSEPDVVLLTDTVGFIHELPPPLVDAFRATLEEVTEADALLHLVDLSHPAWYAQIQSVMSILREMPVTPGPILLAFNKIDAATSETLAIAQAEYPQAVFLSASRGLGLETLRQRLGQLVHYARTH from the coding sequence GTGCGCCTCAGCCTCGATTGCTTGGCGACTCCAGAATTTGCAGAACGGCTGGCTGCGATCAGTGCAGATATAGAACAACCCATCACGGTCTACCTCGATCGCCGCGGTCATGTCACCCGCGTTGGCGTCGGCAATGTCCGCCAAACCCGAATTCCGCCAGTCGAACTGCCGCGCTATGGGGCGGGTCGTCTCTGCGGGTTACGCTGTCTAACTACGAGCCTCAGTCCAGAGCCACCGGATGAAGGTGCACTGACCACCATGGCGCTGCAGCGGTTGGATGCCCTGATTTGGCTCTGCGTGACTCGCCAAGGCAAAACCCGACGAGGCGGTGGAGCGACTGGCTATGTTGCTCAAACCTATCTGGCTCATTTACTGGCTCACCCCGACCAGCGCTGGACGGTGTCGCCGGAGCTGGATTTAGAAGATCTCACGCAGCAGCCCTGCGTTGAATTTGTCGAGGCGCTGGAGGGAGAGCTGCAGCGGGGACTCACTAGCCAAGCCGTTGCCGAAGGACGCGATCGCGTTCTCCTCGTTGGTGTCAAGACGCAAGGCATTAGCGATTGCCGGTTCCAAGAAGGGTTGTTGGAACTGCAGCGACTGGTCGAAACAGCGGGTGGCGAAGTTGCCTCCATCCTCCAGCAAAAACGCCTGCGGCCCCATCCCCAAACGGTAGTGGGTGAGGGAAAAGTCGCCGAAGTGGCGCTGGCGGCTCAAACCCTCGGGGTCAATCTAGTTGCTTTCGATCGCGATCTCTCCCCAGCCCAAGCTCGAAATCTTGAGCGGGAAATTGGCCTGCGGGTCGTCGATCGTACCGAGGTGATTCTTGATATTTTTGCGCAGCGCGCCCAATCGGGTGCAGGCAAACTACAGGTCGAACTAGCCCAGTTGGAATACAAACTGCCACGCCTGACCGGGCAAGGCCAAGCGCTGTCGCGCCTAGGCGGCGGCATCGGCACCCGGGGGCCGGGCGAGACCAAACTGGAGACGGAACGCCGCGCGATTCAGCGCCGGATCACGCGGCTGCAACGTCAAGTCATAGAGCTGCAAGCGCACCGATCGCGGCTGCGGCAACATCGCCAGACCCTACCTTCGATCGCGATCGTGGGCTACACCAATGCTGGCAAGTCAACGCTGCTCAACATCCTCACCCAAGCAGAGGTCTACGCAGCCGACCAGCTGTTTGCGACCCTTGACCCGACCACCCGACGGCTGGTACTCAATGCCAACCCAGGGTCAGAACCAGACGTGGTCCTGCTGACCGATACGGTGGGCTTTATTCACGAGCTGCCGCCCCCCTTGGTCGACGCCTTCCGTGCCACCCTCGAAGAAGTCACAGAAGCGGATGCGCTGCTGCACCTTGTTGATCTGTCTCACCCGGCTTGGTACGCCCAAATCCAGTCAGTCATGAGCATTTTGCGAGAAATGCCGGTGACGCCAGGCCCAATTTTGTTGGCCTTTAATAAAATCGACGCAGCAACCAGTGAAACCTTGGCAATCGCTCAAGCCGAATATCCGCAGGCCGTTTTTCTCTCAGCTTCTCGGGGCTTGGGACTCGAAACCCTTCGACAGCGATTAGGACAACTGGTTCATTATGCCCGCACTCACTAA
- a CDS encoding PstS family phosphate ABC transporter substrate-binding protein — MASLKFRLLGLATLAVLATTACSSGEQQSSAGGGSALSGDVKVDGSSTVFPIGEAMAEEFQKSNGDVRVTVGVSGTGGGFKKFCAGETDISNASRPIKSSEMELCQKNGIEYVELPVAYDALSVVVNNENNFATCLTPAQLKTAWDEAAEGKISNWNQIDPSFPDTPLVLYGPGTDSGTYDYFKEAVIGEDGTRGDFTASEDDNIIVQGVERSPGAMGFFGLAYLEENAGKLKALNIQNSKGDCVAPSVETTRDGSYEPLSRPLFVYIAKSALEKPQVQAFAEYLVNPANGKLVAEAGYIQLPDALLPKVVDRLKNQTTGTVFGGGSDVGVNLAEKL, encoded by the coding sequence ATGGCTTCCCTAAAATTCCGACTGCTTGGCCTTGCAACGCTGGCAGTCTTGGCAACTACCGCTTGCAGCTCTGGTGAGCAACAATCAAGCGCTGGCGGTGGTTCTGCCCTCAGCGGAGACGTCAAAGTCGACGGCTCCAGCACCGTGTTTCCAATCGGGGAAGCTATGGCTGAAGAGTTCCAGAAAAGCAATGGTGATGTGCGTGTCACTGTAGGAGTTTCTGGTACTGGCGGCGGCTTCAAAAAGTTCTGTGCTGGCGAGACGGATATCTCCAATGCTTCTCGCCCCATCAAATCTTCCGAGATGGAGCTTTGCCAGAAAAATGGAATTGAATACGTCGAGTTGCCGGTTGCCTACGATGCTCTAAGTGTTGTTGTCAACAACGAAAATAACTTTGCGACCTGCTTGACCCCGGCTCAACTCAAGACGGCATGGGATGAGGCCGCAGAAGGGAAAATTTCGAATTGGAATCAGATCGATCCGAGCTTCCCTGATACGCCATTGGTTCTCTATGGCCCTGGCACTGACTCTGGTACCTACGACTACTTCAAAGAAGCCGTCATCGGCGAAGATGGCACTCGCGGCGACTTCACTGCTTCTGAAGACGACAACATCATCGTTCAAGGGGTCGAGCGGAGTCCCGGTGCCATGGGCTTCTTTGGTTTGGCTTACCTCGAAGAAAATGCTGGCAAGCTGAAAGCCCTCAATATCCAAAACTCGAAAGGCGACTGCGTTGCCCCCAGTGTTGAAACCACGCGGGATGGTAGCTACGAGCCCCTCTCGCGGCCGCTCTTTGTCTACATCGCCAAATCGGCTCTAGAGAAACCCCAAGTCCAAGCATTTGCCGAATACTTGGTGAACCCGGCCAACGGTAAGCTGGTAGCAGAAGCTGGCTACATTCAGTTGCCAGACGCTCTCTTACCCAAGGTGGTTGATCGTCTAAAGAATCAAACTACCGGTACCGTTTTTGGTGGCGGTAGCGATGTGGGTGTCAACCTTGCCGAAAAGCTCTAA
- the pstB gene encoding phosphate ABC transporter ATP-binding protein PstB, whose translation MSPTAGENILLKAEALSVYYGNSLAVKDVYLEVLKNKIVAFIGPSGCGKSTILRCFNRMNDLINGCRVQGRITFHDQEINDGRVDAVELRSRIGMVFQKPNPFPKSIYENIAYGARINGYQGDMDELVEKSLRQAALWDEVKDKLKDSGLALSGGQQQRLCIARTVAVQPEVILMDEPCSALDPISTLAIEELMQTLKEQYTIIIVTHNMQQASRTSDYTAFFNARATEGGGKMGYLVEFDTTEKIFDSPDQEATADYVSGRFG comes from the coding sequence ATGAGCCCCACTGCTGGTGAGAACATTCTGCTAAAGGCCGAAGCCCTCTCGGTTTATTACGGCAATTCGCTTGCGGTCAAAGACGTCTACTTGGAAGTTCTCAAGAACAAGATCGTTGCCTTTATCGGTCCATCGGGTTGCGGCAAGAGCACTATCCTTCGCTGCTTTAACCGGATGAACGACCTGATCAATGGCTGCCGTGTTCAGGGCCGAATCACCTTCCACGATCAGGAAATCAACGACGGTCGTGTCGATGCTGTGGAACTGCGCAGCCGCATCGGCATGGTGTTCCAGAAACCCAACCCCTTCCCCAAGAGCATCTACGAAAACATCGCTTATGGTGCCCGGATTAACGGCTACCAAGGCGATATGGATGAGCTGGTCGAAAAGTCGCTGCGTCAAGCGGCACTCTGGGATGAGGTCAAGGATAAGCTGAAAGATAGTGGTCTTGCCCTCTCGGGTGGTCAGCAGCAGCGGCTTTGCATTGCTCGTACCGTTGCTGTGCAGCCTGAGGTGATCTTGATGGATGAGCCTTGCTCGGCACTCGACCCCATCTCGACCTTGGCGATCGAGGAGTTGATGCAGACTCTGAAAGAGCAGTACACGATCATCATCGTGACTCACAACATGCAGCAGGCTTCTCGAACTTCGGACTACACCGCATTCTTCAATGCGCGGGCAACCGAAGGCGGCGGCAAGATGGGCTACCTGGTGGAATTCGACACCACCGAGAAAATCTTTGATAGCCCAGACCAAGAAGCGACGGCCGACTACGTCAGTGGCCGTTTCGGCTAA
- the pstC gene encoding phosphate ABC transporter permease subunit PstC has translation MSAAAPPSRASLFKPNRERNRRNELIVKAIFGIFAFVSVLTTLGIVFTLIFETYEFFKEIPLIRFLTETRWTPLFPSAQFGIVVLLSGTFSTTLIALLVAVPLGLLSAICLSEYATPRARNLLKPALEVIAGVPSVVFGYFALLFVTPLLQSFIPGLQGFNTLSAGMVLGIAITPLVASLSEDAIFAVPSSMREGAYALGATKRETIVSVVLPAALSGIVASIVLAISRAVGETMIVAIAAGLTPNLTLNPLEPAQTMTSFIVQVSLGDTPTGSLAYKTIFAVGMTLFLLTLVLNIFSYWFVRRFQEKYE, from the coding sequence ATGTCTGCTGCGGCCCCACCCTCAAGAGCCTCTTTGTTCAAGCCCAACCGTGAGCGCAACCGGCGCAACGAGTTGATCGTCAAGGCAATCTTTGGCATTTTCGCCTTTGTCTCAGTCTTGACGACATTGGGCATCGTTTTCACGCTGATCTTTGAAACCTACGAGTTTTTCAAAGAAATTCCGCTAATTCGTTTTCTGACAGAAACCCGCTGGACGCCTCTTTTCCCAAGCGCTCAGTTTGGAATTGTAGTGCTCCTATCAGGAACCTTCTCGACTACTCTGATTGCTCTGCTGGTGGCAGTCCCCTTGGGGCTGCTGAGCGCTATCTGCCTAAGTGAGTACGCCACACCTCGGGCACGAAACCTGCTCAAGCCAGCCTTAGAAGTGATTGCTGGTGTCCCTAGCGTTGTCTTTGGCTACTTTGCTCTTCTCTTTGTGACGCCCTTGCTGCAATCCTTTATTCCTGGGTTGCAGGGGTTTAATACCCTCTCCGCTGGGATGGTTTTGGGGATTGCAATCACCCCGCTGGTCGCTTCACTCAGCGAGGACGCCATTTTTGCAGTGCCTAGCAGCATGCGCGAAGGGGCCTATGCCTTGGGTGCAACAAAGCGCGAAACCATTGTCTCCGTCGTTCTACCTGCTGCTTTGTCGGGAATTGTCGCCTCGATTGTCTTGGCGATCTCGCGCGCTGTCGGTGAGACGATGATTGTGGCGATCGCGGCGGGCTTAACCCCAAATCTAACCCTCAACCCCCTAGAACCGGCCCAGACCATGACCTCCTTTATTGTGCAGGTCAGTTTGGGAGACACCCCAACAGGTTCACTGGCCTACAAAACCATTTTTGCCGTGGGGATGACCCTGTTCTTGCTGACGCTCGTGCTCAACATCTTTAGCTACTGGTTCGTGCGTCGCTTCCAGGAGAAATACGAATAA
- the pstA gene encoding phosphate ABC transporter permease PstA, translated as MAATVPNQPAAAPARPFRPRLAHRYRLDAVMMTAAWTGVAIALLVLLALISDVFRSGIPYLNWDFLTSFPSRRPSSAGILSAWVGTVYSIFLVGLIGFPLGVGAGIYLEEFAPDNWFTRLVEINVNNLAGVPAIIYGLLGLELFVRIASPVTGGRSLLSGSLTLALLILPIVIVSTRESLRAVPDSTRQAGFALGATRWQVVRTIIVPEAASGILTGTILGISRAIGEAAPLITIGALTFISFLPDNLQSPFTVLPIQIFNWVSRPQAEFQNLAAAAIIVLLAILLTMNSIAIVIRNKLQVKR; from the coding sequence ATGGCTGCCACAGTTCCCAACCAACCCGCAGCAGCGCCGGCTCGTCCCTTTCGGCCTCGCCTCGCCCATCGTTATCGTCTCGACGCAGTGATGATGACGGCTGCTTGGACGGGTGTTGCGATCGCGCTGCTCGTCTTGCTGGCGTTGATCAGCGATGTCTTCCGCAGCGGCATTCCCTACCTCAATTGGGATTTCTTGACCAGCTTCCCCTCGCGTCGCCCCAGTAGTGCTGGGATTCTTTCCGCTTGGGTCGGAACCGTCTACTCGATCTTTTTGGTTGGCTTGATTGGTTTCCCCTTGGGTGTGGGTGCAGGGATTTACCTCGAGGAGTTTGCGCCAGACAACTGGTTTACCCGTCTGGTAGAAATCAACGTCAACAATTTGGCTGGCGTTCCTGCCATCATCTACGGTCTGCTGGGTCTAGAGCTGTTTGTGCGGATTGCCTCGCCGGTTACAGGCGGTCGCAGCTTGCTATCGGGTTCTTTGACGCTGGCGCTGCTGATCCTTCCGATTGTGATCGTTTCGACTCGGGAGTCACTGCGGGCTGTTCCTGACAGTACCCGTCAGGCAGGCTTTGCCCTTGGTGCTACCCGTTGGCAAGTCGTTCGTACGATCATCGTCCCAGAAGCGGCTTCGGGGATCTTGACCGGTACGATTCTGGGCATTTCCCGTGCGATCGGTGAAGCAGCTCCCCTGATTACGATTGGGGCGTTGACCTTCATTTCCTTCCTGCCCGACAACCTCCAAAGTCCCTTTACCGTCCTGCCAATTCAAATCTTTAACTGGGTCTCTCGTCCCCAGGCTGAGTTCCAGAATTTGGCGGCGGCCGCGATCATCGTGTTGCTAGCGATTTTGCTAACCATGAACTCGATCGCGATCGTGATTCGCAACAAGTTGCAAGTCAAACGCTAA
- a CDS encoding PstS family phosphate ABC transporter substrate-binding protein — MTTLKPALRRAAVLLPIAAVASSLFPIQEASAQRALVTADGSSTVFPISEAVAEEFQKRNKNINVTVGVSGTGGGFKRFCNGEIDIANASRPIKKEEVEACRKKGIRYIELPVAFDALTVVVNKSNPVNSITTAELAKIFGRDAEKKTTNWRQVKSSFPNLPLRVYAPGTDSGTYDYFNEAILNKKGTRGDLTASEDDNILVQGVSRDRGGIGFFGFSYYEENKGKLKALAVVNSNGKAVMPSVQNVLNGTYDPLARPVFIYVSEQAAKKANVRSFVNFYLQNAGKLSREVGFVPLPAKAYTAATQRFRSNKTGTVFAGKSLVGGSIEDLLKAEGIN, encoded by the coding sequence ATGACGACCCTCAAGCCTGCACTGCGTCGTGCTGCTGTACTCCTGCCGATCGCTGCTGTCGCTTCGTCCCTTTTCCCTATCCAAGAGGCAAGCGCTCAGCGTGCACTAGTGACTGCTGACGGTTCTAGCACTGTTTTCCCAATCTCCGAAGCAGTGGCTGAAGAGTTCCAAAAACGCAATAAAAACATCAACGTCACTGTCGGCGTCTCTGGTACTGGTGGTGGCTTTAAGCGTTTCTGCAACGGTGAAATTGACATCGCCAACGCTTCTCGCCCCATCAAGAAAGAAGAAGTTGAAGCTTGCCGTAAAAAGGGCATTCGCTACATCGAGCTGCCCGTCGCTTTTGATGCGTTGACGGTTGTAGTCAACAAGTCCAATCCAGTCAACAGCATCACCACTGCTGAGTTGGCGAAGATCTTTGGCCGCGATGCCGAGAAAAAAACAACCAACTGGCGTCAAGTCAAATCCAGCTTCCCCAATCTGCCTTTGAGAGTCTACGCACCGGGTACTGACTCGGGCACTTACGATTACTTCAACGAGGCAATCCTCAATAAGAAAGGAACTCGGGGCGACCTAACTGCCAGTGAGGATGACAACATTCTGGTGCAAGGGGTGTCGCGCGATCGCGGTGGTATTGGCTTCTTTGGTTTCTCCTACTACGAAGAGAACAAAGGTAAGCTCAAAGCACTTGCTGTTGTTAACAGCAACGGCAAGGCTGTGATGCCTTCTGTCCAAAACGTGCTGAATGGCACTTACGACCCGCTGGCTCGCCCTGTCTTCATCTATGTCAGCGAGCAGGCAGCCAAAAAAGCAAACGTCAGATCGTTTGTGAACTTCTACCTGCAGAATGCAGGCAAGTTGTCGCGGGAAGTAGGATTTGTGCCGTTGCCAGCCAAAGCTTACACCGCTGCCACCCAGCGCTTCAGAAGCAACAAAACTGGCACGGTTTTTGCAGGCAAGAGCCTTGTCGGTGGTTCGATCGAAGACCTACTCAAAGCTGAAGGCATCAACTGA
- a CDS encoding peroxiredoxin, giving the protein MSLRLGDTVPNFTQQSSEGEINSYDWAGDSWVILFSHPADYTPVCTTELGTVAKLEEEFAKRNVKPIALSVDDVESHKGWIGDINETQGTQVNYPILADPDRKVSDLYDMIHPNANNTLTVRSVFIIDPNKKLRLTLTYPASAGRNFDELLRVIDSLQLTDNYSVATPANWNDGDDVVVVPSIPTEQAREQFPKGVTEVKPYLRLTPQPNR; this is encoded by the coding sequence ATGTCTCTTCGTCTCGGCGATACCGTCCCCAACTTTACTCAGCAGTCCAGTGAAGGCGAAATCAACTCCTACGATTGGGCCGGAGATAGCTGGGTCATCCTGTTCTCGCACCCTGCCGACTACACTCCCGTTTGCACGACTGAGTTGGGCACCGTCGCTAAGCTCGAAGAGGAATTTGCCAAGCGCAACGTCAAGCCGATCGCACTGAGCGTCGATGACGTCGAATCGCACAAAGGCTGGATTGGCGATATCAACGAAACCCAAGGCACCCAAGTCAACTACCCGATCTTGGCAGATCCCGATCGCAAGGTGTCGGATCTGTACGACATGATCCACCCCAACGCAAATAACACCCTGACAGTGCGATCGGTGTTCATCATCGACCCCAACAAAAAGCTGCGGTTGACTCTGACCTATCCTGCCAGCGCTGGCCGTAACTTCGATGAGTTGCTGCGAGTCATCGACTCGCTGCAACTGACCGACAACTACAGCGTTGCGACGCCGGCTAACTGGAACGATGGCGATGACGTTGTTGTTGTGCCGTCGATTCCTACGGAACAAGCGCGTGAGCAATTCCCCAAAGGTGTCACGGAAGTGAAGCCTTACCTGCGTTTGACCCCGCAACCCAACCGCTAG
- the map gene encoding type I methionyl aminopeptidase encodes MNLLTNLLAPVESPSGPRIKKQRRGVEIKSSREIDIMRQAGRIVATVLKEVSERVEPGMTTADIDAYAEQRIREMGATPSFKGYHGFPASICASVNDEVVHGIPNSRKVIREGDLLKVDTGAFFQGFHGDSCITIAVGRVSAEAEKLQRVAEEALFKGIEQVKAGAYLLDLAGAIQDHVEANGFSIVEDYTGHGVGRNLHEEPSVFNYRTRSLPNVKLRAGMTLAIEPILNAGSKQTRTLRDKWTVVTIDRSWSAQWEHTVLVTEDGYEILTDRTKV; translated from the coding sequence ATGAATCTCCTGACCAATTTGCTTGCGCCCGTTGAATCCCCCTCGGGGCCGCGCATCAAAAAACAGCGCCGGGGTGTTGAGATCAAGTCCAGCCGCGAAATTGACATCATGCGGCAGGCAGGCCGGATTGTGGCAACGGTGCTCAAGGAAGTGTCAGAGCGCGTTGAGCCGGGCATGACCACAGCAGACATTGATGCCTATGCCGAGCAACGCATTCGCGAGATGGGCGCAACGCCCAGTTTCAAGGGTTACCACGGGTTTCCCGCCTCGATCTGCGCCAGCGTCAACGACGAAGTGGTGCATGGCATTCCCAATTCGCGCAAAGTGATCCGCGAAGGCGATTTGCTGAAAGTGGATACAGGGGCCTTTTTCCAAGGCTTCCACGGAGACTCTTGCATCACGATCGCGGTGGGTAGAGTCTCGGCAGAAGCAGAAAAATTGCAGCGAGTGGCTGAAGAAGCGCTGTTCAAAGGGATTGAACAAGTCAAAGCAGGGGCGTATCTCCTCGATTTGGCCGGAGCCATTCAGGATCACGTCGAGGCGAATGGCTTCAGCATCGTCGAAGACTACACCGGCCATGGTGTCGGTCGGAACCTTCACGAAGAACCGTCCGTCTTCAACTACCGGACCCGCAGCCTGCCGAATGTGAAATTGCGGGCTGGTATGACCCTCGCGATCGAGCCGATTCTCAATGCGGGCTCCAAGCAGACTCGTACTCTACGCGATAAGTGGACGGTTGTTACCATCGACCGCTCATGGTCGGCTCAATGGGAACACACCGTGCTCGTAACCGAAGACGGCTACGAAATTCTTACCGATCGCACCAAAGTCTAA
- a CDS encoding secretin N-terminal domain-containing protein, whose translation MQAWKILGSGLVLGTAAIAGQPSPVWAQAASTIAANPSATEVNRVLVTPTTNGISLSLSTTGTQAPQAFSTNLDKVWVTDLIGARLNLPEGKSFTQPNPVPGIESIAVSQVSENGVRIVVTGSDRPPIVTNSSRNGGSLQFELSTQTAIAAAPSPSAPLVGAAPRPNLRPPAAPAPQRTAQATPPTPIPVSPAPQPPVQPLDPRQVLQPTPSPAPGQLPPLQPRAVAPPLGDIAISNTVPQGTAVTFPNARPVPRIALRNASAREVLSIIATSAGLNLVYLDSNGQPTAAAPVVSNEPKVSVDLQNIDAQSAFNYVLQIAGLQASRRDNVILVGRNLPPSAGGLVSRTFRLNQAVAQNVAGYLTTLGANSVVSFTKKVCVSTGVQDTTATGGGAGTGAGQGQIQTLSQTSAQCFDEPEVKELKVPGTPAGPLPLKNISITADIRTNSLSIVGDPQAINFATGLIQQLDLRKRQASVNVKVIDLDLNDLNAIATSFSFGIGNTLFSGSGGLRTTVIDNAGSVIQPPNDSVFNPSNLPAGINPANPLLALPNQLTNNFLGALSASIINNKTKLLTDPTLIIQEGERSEVKLTSQVVQKIESETTTNGSGPPTVSRTIDLADVGLQLTINIERIDDNGFITLTVLPAISSPQDVVTFGDPNTNGVLTTLIKKREVSSGKIRLRDSQTLILSGIIQDEERERVAKIPLLGDLPLIGSLFRTSYTDRQRREVVVVITPKILADTDATVFGYGYQPSPPAQSVLNNTLQTPTVAPLP comes from the coding sequence ATGCAAGCTTGGAAAATTTTGGGGAGTGGATTGGTTCTTGGAACTGCCGCGATCGCGGGGCAGCCATCACCAGTCTGGGCCCAAGCCGCATCGACCATCGCGGCAAATCCGTCGGCAACGGAAGTCAATCGGGTTTTGGTGACGCCGACAACGAATGGCATTAGCCTGTCTTTGAGTACAACGGGTACTCAGGCACCACAAGCCTTTTCAACTAATCTCGATAAGGTCTGGGTGACGGATCTGATCGGCGCTCGCCTCAATCTGCCGGAGGGTAAGAGCTTTACTCAGCCGAACCCGGTACCTGGGATCGAGTCGATCGCAGTTTCCCAAGTGAGTGAAAACGGCGTTCGGATCGTTGTGACCGGTAGCGATCGCCCGCCGATTGTGACTAACAGCAGTCGGAATGGTGGGAGCTTGCAGTTTGAACTCAGTACTCAGACTGCGATCGCAGCCGCACCTAGCCCCAGTGCTCCACTAGTCGGTGCTGCTCCCCGACCCAACCTGCGTCCCCCTGCGGCCCCGGCCCCGCAGCGGACTGCCCAAGCGACGCCCCCGACGCCAATTCCAGTCAGCCCAGCACCACAGCCGCCGGTCCAACCCCTAGACCCTCGGCAAGTACTGCAACCGACGCCATCCCCTGCGCCAGGACAACTCCCTCCCCTCCAGCCTCGGGCCGTTGCACCGCCTTTGGGTGATATTGCGATCTCCAACACAGTGCCCCAAGGCACTGCTGTCACCTTCCCGAATGCGCGTCCCGTCCCTCGCATTGCCTTGCGTAATGCTTCCGCGCGGGAAGTACTCAGCATCATTGCAACGTCTGCTGGGTTAAACCTTGTCTATCTTGATAGCAACGGCCAGCCAACTGCTGCGGCCCCAGTGGTTAGTAATGAGCCGAAAGTGAGTGTTGATCTGCAAAATATTGATGCTCAGTCAGCCTTTAACTACGTTCTTCAGATTGCTGGGTTGCAGGCTAGCCGTCGCGATAATGTCATTCTGGTCGGGAGAAACCTGCCGCCCTCTGCTGGTGGGTTAGTTTCCCGGACTTTCCGCCTCAACCAAGCAGTCGCTCAAAACGTAGCGGGCTATCTCACGACTTTAGGGGCTAACTCAGTCGTTTCCTTTACTAAAAAAGTCTGTGTCTCGACTGGTGTGCAGGATACAACTGCAACAGGTGGCGGCGCGGGCACTGGCGCAGGACAAGGTCAGATTCAAACCCTCAGTCAGACTTCGGCTCAATGTTTTGATGAGCCGGAAGTCAAGGAGCTCAAAGTTCCTGGCACTCCAGCCGGCCCATTACCCCTCAAAAACATTTCAATCACCGCAGATATTCGAACGAACAGCCTCTCAATCGTGGGCGATCCCCAAGCAATCAACTTTGCGACAGGTTTAATTCAACAGCTTGACCTTCGAAAAAGACAAGCTTCAGTCAATGTTAAGGTTATTGACCTTGACTTGAATGACCTCAATGCGATCGCGACTAGTTTCTCCTTTGGAATTGGCAACACCCTATTCTCGGGAAGTGGCGGTCTGAGAACGACCGTAATTGATAATGCGGGCTCAGTGATCCAGCCCCCAAATGACAGTGTCTTTAACCCCAGTAACTTACCAGCAGGGATTAACCCAGCGAATCCCTTGTTGGCCTTGCCGAATCAATTGACCAATAATTTCCTTGGTGCTTTATCTGCATCAATTATCAACAACAAAACTAAGTTGCTGACTGACCCCACCTTAATCATTCAGGAAGGAGAAAGAAGCGAAGTCAAACTGACTAGTCAGGTTGTTCAAAAGATTGAATCAGAGACTACAACCAACGGCAGTGGCCCGCCAACCGTTAGCCGAACCATTGACCTTGCAGATGTTGGTCTACAGTTAACCATCAACATTGAACGAATTGATGACAATGGCTTCATTACTCTCACAGTCTTGCCAGCCATTTCATCGCCACAAGATGTTGTGACTTTTGGTGATCCCAACACCAATGGTGTCTTGACAACCCTGATTAAGAAGCGGGAGGTTTCATCGGGCAAAATTCGCTTGAGAGACAGTCAAACGCTCATTCTGTCGGGGATCATCCAAGATGAAGAGCGGGAGCGAGTTGCTAAGATTCCTCTCCTGGGAGATTTGCCACTGATCGGTTCCCTCTTTCGCACCTCTTATACCGATCGCCAGCGGCGAGAAGTTGTGGTGGTGATTACACCGAAGATTTTGGCCGATACGGATGCCACGGTCTTCGGCTATGGCTATCAGCCCAGCCCCCCTGCTCAATCAGTGCTGAACAACACGTTGCAAACTCCCACGGTCGCTCCGCTGCCCTAG